One Ricinus communis isolate WT05 ecotype wild-type chromosome 2, ASM1957865v1, whole genome shotgun sequence DNA segment encodes these proteins:
- the LOC8281301 gene encoding sister chromatid cohesion protein SCC4 yields MEAVAEGLWGLADNEEKKGEIGKAVKCLEAICQTQVSFLPIIEVKTRLRIATLLLKHTHNVTEAKSHLERSQLLLKSIPSCFELKCRTYSLLSQCYHLVGAIPPQKQIISKALELTNSTFPEVSVGLWSCNFNSQLANALIIEGDYHSAISALESGYSLATQICYPELQMFFATSVLHVHLMQWCDDNLVQTALHRCDHLWDALGPERREQCLGLMFYNELLHIFYQLRICDYKNATQHVDKLDAAMKADLQKMREIQRLNNELNALNQSLSRSDLPNRDRSLLSSKYGQIQQQLTNMTKSTSFSEQSLESAYFGNARGPSQDKLVLAPPPIDGEWLPKSAVYALVDLMMVIFARPRGLFKECAKRIQSGMQTIQVELVKLGITDGIREVDLRHSAIWMAGVYLMLIMQFLENKVAVELTRSEFVEAQEALVQMKDWFLRFPTILQACESVIEMLRGQYAHSVGCYGEAAFHYIEAAKLTESKSMQAMCQIYAAVSYFCIGDAESSSQALDLIGPIYRMKDSFVGVREQASVLFSYGLLLMRQDEYEEARARLAKGLQIAHNSMGNLQLIAQYLTILGHLALALHDTVQAREILRSSLTLSKKLSDIPTQIWVLSVLTDLYQGLGETGNEMENEEYRKKKSDELQKKLSDAYSSIHHIELIDKARLEIKQFQEFDVKRAMENQAMRVNLDIPESVGLSTPLPTSSSSRLLDLDNRRRGKRRI; encoded by the exons atGGAAGCGGTAGCAGAAGGACTATGGGGATTAGCAGATAACGAGgagaaaaaaggagaaatagGAAAAGCAGTGAAGTGTCTTGAAGCAATCTGTCAGACCCAAGTCTCATTTCTACCAATAATCGAAGTCAAAACCCGTCTTCGCATTGCCACTCTTCTTCTCAAACACACTCATAATGTCACTGAAGCTAAATCCCATCTCGAACGATCTCAATTGCTTCTCAAATCCATTCCTTCCTGCTTCGAGTTGAAATGCCGTACTTACAGCTTGTTGAGTCAGTGTTATCATTTAGTGGGTGCAATTCCTCCTCAGAAACAGATTATTTCTAAGGCCCTTGAACTCACTAATTCCACTTTTCCTGA GGTATCAGTTGGATTATGGTCTTGCAACTTCAATTCACAGCTAGCTAATGCTTTAATTATTGAAGGGGATTATCACTCTGCTATCTCTGCTTTGGAATCTGGGTATTCATTGGCAACCCAAATTTGCTATCCTGAATTACAG ATGTTTTTTGCAACTTCTGTTCTACATGTCCATCTTATGCAATGGTGTGATGATAATTTAGTTCAGACTGCTCTTCATAGATGTGATCACCTTTGGGATGCCTTGGGTCCTGAGAGa agaGAACAATGCTTAGGTTTAATGTTCTATAATGAGCTCCTTCACATTTTTTATCAACTTCGCATCTGTGATTACAAGAATGCTACTCAACATGTTGACAAGTTGGATGCAGCTATGAAGGCTGATTTACAGAAAATGCGTGAAATACAGCGTCTGAATAATGAACTTAATGCCCTAAATCAAAGTCTCTCCAGGTCTGACCTGCCCAACAGAGACAGGTCATTGCTGTCCTCGAAGTATGGCCAAATTCAACAGCAACTTACAAATATGACTAAATCCACATCATTTTCTGAACAATCTCTGGAATCTGCATATTTTGGAAATGCAAGAGGCCCATCACAAGATAAGCTAGTTCTGGCACCACCACCTATTGACGGGGAATGGTTGCCGAAAAGTGCTGTGTATGCTCTTGTTGATCTTATGATGGTCATATTTGCCCGTCCACGGGGACTTTTTAAAGAGTGCGCCAAGCGCATTCAATCTGGAATGCAAACTATTCAAG TGGAGCTAGTGAAGCTTGGAATTACTGATGGTATTAGAG aAGTGGATTTGCGGCACTCTGCCATCTGGATGGCTGGTGTCTATTTAATGCTTATAATGCAGTTTCTTGAAAACAAAGTGGCCGTGGAGCTCACACGGTCTGAATTTGTAGAAGCACAAGAG gCACTAGTGCAAATGAAAGACTGGTTCCTTCGCTTTCCCACAATTTTACAGGCCTGTGAGAGTGTTATCGAGATGCTTAGAGGGCAATATGCACATTCTGTTGGGTGTTATGGTGAAGCAGCTTTTCATTATATTGAAGCAGCAAAG CTAACAGAAAGCAAATCAATGCAAGCTATGTGCCAAATTTACGCAGCTGTCTCTTACTTCTGCATAGGTGATGCTGAATCATCATCACAG GCACTTGATTTGATCGGACCAATTTACAGAATGAAGGATTCTTTTGTTGGAGTTCGAGAGCAAGCAAGTGTCCTTTTTTCTTATGGTCTTTTATTGATGAGGCAAGACGAGTATGAAGAAGCACG AGCTCGGCTTGCCAAAGGTTTGCAGATTGCACATAATAGCATGGGGAACCTTCAACTTATTGCTCAGTATTTAACCATCCTTGGGCATTTGGCACTTGCCCTGCATGATACTGTACAAGCCAGAGAGATTTTAAGATCCTCCCTCACATTGTCAAAGAAGCTTTCTGATATCCCAACTCAGATCTGGGTGCTATCCGTCCTGACAG ATTTATATCAAGGATTAGGTGAGACTGGAAATGAAATGGAGAATGAGGAATATCGAAAGAAAAAGTCCGATGAACTGCAAAAGAAACTTTCTGATGCATATTCATCCATTCATCATATTGAACTG ATTGACAAAGCTAGGCTTGAAATTAAGCAATTTCAGGAGTTTGATGTGAAGCGTGCCATGGAAAATCAGGCCATGAGAGTCAATCTAGACATTCCAGAATCTGTTGGTTTATCTACTCCATTACCGACTTCTTCATCGTCAAGACTACTTGATTTGGATAATCGTAGACGTGGAAAAAGAAGGATTTag
- the LOC8281297 gene encoding NAD(P)H-quinone oxidoreductase subunit N, chloroplastic: protein MAAATCLQHVGTPAWTNLQQQNSTSYSMVARMTGKKNLKLLGLGTSKSKKRAVGVVRCSGIGIGDFIGGDLVKFDLEQWLSDVEEHKALAIYTPHEGGYEGRYFTRLRYQGYYFLDLTARGLGDPETTLTKIHPVCPAHVGKQPIARWYFPPEVDYRLAALPPDAKGLVVWIIEAKVLSKAELQFLALLPSLRPKVRVIAECGNWRKVMWKPLKEIAGLTAEAKLD from the exons atggcgGCAGCCACCTGCTTGCAACACGTGGGCACACCAGCCTGGACCAATCTCCAGCAGCAGAACTCAACAAGCTACAGCATGGTAGCAAGAATGACAGGAAAGAAGAACCTGAAGCTGCTGGGATTGGGAACatctaaaagtaaaaaaagggCTGTTGGAGTAGTTAGGTGTAGTGGGATTGGGATAGGAGACTTCATAGGAGGAGACCTTGTGAAGTTTGATTTGGAACAATGGCTATCAGATGTGGAAGAGCATAAAGCCCTTGCCATTTACACTCCTCATGAAGGTGGTTACGAGGGTCGTTACTTTACCCGCCTGAGATACCAGGGTTACTACTTCCTTGACCTCACTGCTCGTGGCCTTGGTGATCCTGAGACGACCCTTACCAAGATTCATCCCGTTTGCCCT GCTCATGTAGGGAAGCAGCCAATAGCAAGGTGGTACTTTCCACCAGAAGTAGATTACAGGCTTGCTGCTCTGCCTCCGGATGCCAAAGGACTTGTTGTCTGGATAATTGAAGCCAAG GTTCTGTCTAAAGCCGAGCTACAGTTTCTGGCATTGCTTCCGTCGCTTCGGCCTAAAGTTAGGGTCATTGCTGAATGTGGGAActg GAGAAAGGTCATGTGGAAGCCGCTCAAAGAAATCGCAGGACTTACTGCAGAGGCCAAGCTTGATTAA
- the LOC8281299 gene encoding LOW QUALITY PROTEIN: cyclin-dependent kinase F-4 (The sequence of the model RefSeq protein was modified relative to this genomic sequence to represent the inferred CDS: inserted 1 base in 1 codon) translates to MEKYEFIEKVGHGSYGSVWKAINNVSREMVPIKILKKNYSSWDEGLNLREVKSLRRMANHPYIVQLKELALENNVLYLVFECMECSLLQVMRARGDRTFSESKVRDWCFQIFQGVADMHXVKIGDLGLAREINSKPPYTDYVVTCCYRAPELLLRSSLYGSKVDMWSLGVVMAELFTFTPLFCGKSEADHMYKICKIIGSPTKMSYPYGLDLARNIHYQFPESGGMHLSLLMPTASKDALSLFKSLCSWDPCKRPTAEEALQHPFFHSCYSIPPAIPYEAPGIIRKTPVSSIRQEKELLKALASYYLQGIEIDLNYVPANI, encoded by the exons ATGGAGAAATACGAGTTCATAGAAAAAGTTGGTCATGGTTCATATGGGAGTGTTTGGAAAGCGATCAATAATGTATCTAGGGAAATGGTTCCCATCAAGATTCTAAAGAAGAATTATTCTTCGTGGGATGAGGGTCTTAACTTGCGTGAGGTAAAATCCTTGAGAAGAATGGCCAATCATCCCTATATTGTTCAGCTCAAGGAACTAGCCCTAGAAAATAACGTACTCTACTTAGTTTTTGAGTGCATGGAATGCAGTCTTCTCCAGGTTATGAGAGCCCGTGGAGATCGGACTTTCTCTGAATCCAAAGTCAGGGACTGGTGTTTCCAAATCTTTCAAGGTGTTGCCGACATGC AAGTCAAGATTGGTGATCTGGGTCTTGCTCGGGAGATCAATTCAAAACCACCTTACACTGACTATGTCGTGACGTGTTGCTATCGCGCGCCGGAGCTGCTGCTCCGTTCAAGCTTGTATGGTTCGAAGGTTGATATGTGGTCATTAGGTGTTGTTATGGCTGAGTTATTCACTTTTACTCCTCTTTTTTGTGGTAAAAGTGAAGCTGATCATATGTACAAGATTTGCAAGATAATTGGTAGTCCAACAAAGATGTCTTATCCTTATGGACTTGATCTTGCAAGGAATATCCACTATCAATTTCCAGAATCTGGCGGTATGCACCTGTCTCTACTCATGCCAACAGCAAGTAAAGATGCACTTAGTCTTTTCAAATCACTTTGTTCTTGGGATCCATGCAAGAGGCCTACTGCTGAAGAAGCACTTCAACATCCATTCTTCCATAGTTGCTACTCTATTCCACCAGCTATTCCTTATGAAGCACCTGGAATCATTAGAAAGACTCCAGTCAGTTCCATCCGCCAGGAGAAAGAGCTCCTTAAAGCTTTAGCAAGCTATTATCTACAAGGCATAGAGATCGACTTGAATTATGTGCCTGCTAATATCTAA